From a single Vibrio sp. BS-M-Sm-2 genomic region:
- a CDS encoding crotonase/enoyl-CoA hydratase family protein → MPNLDRITCSIDENQIATVVLNRPDKLNAIDMAMFEAVNDMISELKKNRDIRAVIVKGSGSDFCSGLDVKSLLNSKVGAMKLLFKWLPTLPNAAQRFSLGWREIPCPVIFAIHGRCWGGGLQLVSGGDFRIASPDANFSILEAKWGLIPDMGGAIAFRELMRKDHTLEMAMTAKVIDCVTAKDYGLVTKIAEDPYAEAYALALECANRSPDVVAANKKLYNKTWWSSPGMAVFYETWYQIKVGLGKNRAIAAQREIHRDKPRPYVARKFK, encoded by the coding sequence ATGCCAAACCTCGATCGTATTACTTGTTCTATCGATGAAAACCAAATTGCGACGGTTGTGTTGAATCGACCCGATAAGCTCAATGCTATTGATATGGCGATGTTTGAAGCCGTTAATGACATGATAAGCGAGCTCAAGAAGAACAGAGATATTCGAGCTGTTATTGTTAAAGGCAGTGGTTCAGATTTTTGTTCTGGTTTAGATGTTAAATCGTTATTGAACAGTAAAGTAGGGGCGATGAAGCTCTTGTTCAAATGGTTACCGACATTACCCAATGCTGCGCAGCGCTTTTCGCTTGGTTGGCGAGAGATCCCATGTCCTGTCATTTTTGCGATTCACGGGCGTTGTTGGGGAGGGGGCCTGCAACTGGTCAGTGGTGGTGATTTTAGGATCGCTAGTCCGGACGCCAACTTCTCAATACTAGAGGCTAAGTGGGGCCTGATTCCTGATATGGGAGGTGCGATAGCATTTCGCGAACTGATGCGCAAAGATCACACCTTAGAAATGGCGATGACCGCTAAAGTGATCGACTGCGTAACCGCGAAAGACTATGGATTGGTAACCAAGATTGCCGAAGACCCTTACGCTGAAGCCTATGCTTTGGCTCTTGAGTGTGCGAATCGGTCGCCAGATGTTGTCGCTGCTAATAAAAAACTCTATAACAAAACTTGGTGGTCAAGCCCTGGCATGGCTGTGTTTTACGAAACTTGGTATCAAATAAAGGTAGGGTTAGGTAAGAACAGGGCAATTGCTGCTCAGCGTGAAATTCATCGAGACAAACCACGCCCATACGTTGCCAGGAAGTTTAAATAG
- a CDS encoding OmpP1/FadL family transporter, translating to MNKTFTYSLAATAIFTSLNAFSSGLFLQEAVVANAGTTGAGDGVYTRSAAAMWTNPATMSHMGESKTTINTMAFDLEMKYQDNDGNPDGKAHSILPSFGAFHAHQVTDKLHLGIALGAVGGSSLDYGSEWAGAALLEDITLTAMQVNPSLSYKLNDQWSVGAGVQFSWAAFQQTTSMLTAKQDTDWAYGYNLGVMYTPTDKLKLGASYRSKLEHEFNNDVNGKLGANVLNSLSTDIALPEIIDVSASYALNKQLDLLASIQFHRWSAWDETVLDFGATDLGGIPIKRDWDDVWKFAVGADYQLNSDWRLKAGFSYETSPQDDPSMQWVDLPVGEQYRYSVGASTYWDDILIDVFYEYADLGSVDMNRNLADTPVTLVNGSFDGRIHFIGVSATF from the coding sequence ATGAACAAAACTTTTACTTACTCTCTAGCTGCCACTGCAATCTTTACTAGCTTAAATGCATTCTCAAGTGGCCTGTTTTTGCAAGAAGCTGTCGTTGCCAACGCTGGTACTACTGGTGCTGGTGACGGTGTTTACACACGCTCTGCGGCGGCGATGTGGACTAACCCTGCCACTATGTCTCACATGGGTGAAAGCAAAACGACTATCAATACAATGGCGTTTGATCTTGAGATGAAATACCAAGACAACGATGGTAACCCAGATGGTAAAGCTCATTCAATCCTGCCTTCATTTGGTGCGTTCCATGCTCATCAAGTCACAGACAAATTACACCTTGGTATTGCGTTAGGTGCAGTAGGTGGTTCTAGCCTTGATTACGGCAGTGAATGGGCGGGAGCTGCACTTTTAGAAGATATCACCCTAACCGCTATGCAAGTGAACCCATCACTAAGCTACAAATTGAACGATCAATGGTCTGTAGGTGCAGGTGTTCAATTCAGTTGGGCTGCGTTTCAACAAACAACGTCAATGCTTACTGCTAAGCAAGATACTGACTGGGCATACGGTTATAACCTTGGCGTAATGTACACACCTACAGATAAACTCAAGTTAGGTGCTAGCTACCGTTCTAAACTTGAGCATGAATTCAACAATGATGTAAACGGTAAGCTAGGTGCTAACGTTTTGAATTCGTTATCGACAGATATTGCTTTACCTGAAATCATCGACGTCAGCGCTAGCTACGCATTGAACAAACAACTTGACCTATTGGCGAGTATTCAGTTCCATCGCTGGAGTGCGTGGGATGAGACAGTATTAGATTTCGGAGCAACTGATTTAGGCGGAATTCCAATCAAGCGTGACTGGGATGACGTTTGGAAGTTTGCGGTGGGTGCTGACTATCAATTGAATTCAGATTGGCGTTTAAAAGCCGGCTTCTCTTACGAAACCTCGCCACAAGATGATCCTTCAATGCAGTGGGTTGACCTTCCTGTAGGTGAACAGTACCGCTACTCGGTAGGTGCTTCAACTTATTGGGATGACATCTTGATCGACGTGTTCTACGAATACGCAGATTTAGGTTCAGTTGACATGAATCGTAATCTAGCCGATACACCGGTTACATTGGTTAACGGTTCTTTCGATGGTCGTATCCACTTTATTGGTGTTAGTGCGACCTTCTAA
- a CDS encoding ABC transporter transmembrane domain-containing protein, with amino-acid sequence MNRLDASNRADPNGRQEVMNHLENESLSVLKQLEVNANIQLFARQWVDENGIESIDDMFALFDRLALPYRLVANLDEVGEHKLVLLVLGEHELVSGHIESKQFIAFGANEDIAEIPQFCIVIEGPPLEKASPDWVGERLHAFRPIIPKLLLVSFITNLFALAVPFITMSIYDHVIGGDAGHELQGIAIGAALLFVMMGWLRTLRSRVFASVSNRVSREISQSLVQRLLRNSYAQNQQTASSSQQNQVMLSERISGVLSGPLGNALFDLPFILIFVLAIGVLGGWLVLVPIVSLVLYYLLAKRSIRSSSKRSMQSTVAGTNRQNMTNELSSKLAFIRSAGFSEHWIQRFQKANLLASTVTFNQSVLQSRYTSIYYFIGVGSTLAVMGLGIGLIFEQVMTPGGLIASMMLISKVTGPAQVLANSAMRFNSFNQSRLQVNRILSQPSEREFSYQHHPLPVVAPNLKLDQVTLRYPKQSRPALNGVSFDIEAGEIVAITGPSGSGKSTLIEVLSGLQPIQNGMVELEGVNLVQYDPQLYRHWCFIRAAYPDLLTLSIREWLNDGHKVEDQKMISAIEMVGGKRWFETLSGGLDTSISSIQPDSLFDMLSGSVAQILIDAKALVYDYPMFLMDNPVPDAHPNAKRIFGEFVQSKKGKATVIYTSHDPDLIKLADKVVVLNEGAVVYAGPLEPEQSSKQEQPSEPQVSQEPQLSEQPLSQVLQPSTQEASAQQNAAQQEQSKSKQGVAND; translated from the coding sequence ATGAATCGTTTAGATGCGAGCAACCGTGCAGATCCGAATGGTCGACAAGAGGTGATGAATCATTTAGAAAATGAAAGCCTTTCTGTCCTTAAGCAGTTGGAAGTGAATGCGAATATCCAGTTGTTCGCACGTCAATGGGTCGATGAGAATGGGATTGAATCAATAGACGATATGTTTGCCCTGTTCGACAGGCTTGCATTGCCCTATCGCTTGGTTGCCAACCTAGATGAAGTTGGCGAGCATAAATTGGTTTTACTGGTACTTGGTGAACATGAGCTGGTCTCTGGTCATATAGAATCGAAACAGTTTATCGCTTTTGGTGCCAATGAAGACATTGCCGAGATACCACAGTTTTGCATTGTTATCGAAGGTCCACCACTAGAGAAGGCTTCTCCTGATTGGGTTGGCGAACGGTTACATGCGTTTCGCCCCATTATTCCTAAATTGCTGCTAGTCAGTTTTATCACTAACTTATTTGCGCTTGCCGTTCCTTTCATCACTATGTCGATTTATGACCATGTGATTGGCGGTGATGCAGGGCATGAGCTGCAAGGTATCGCCATTGGCGCGGCGTTGTTGTTTGTGATGATGGGTTGGTTAAGAACATTGCGTAGCCGAGTGTTTGCTTCAGTTTCAAACCGGGTAAGTCGTGAGATATCTCAATCCCTCGTGCAGCGTCTGCTTCGAAATAGCTATGCTCAAAATCAGCAAACAGCCTCTTCTAGTCAACAAAACCAAGTGATGTTGTCGGAGCGTATTTCAGGTGTGTTATCGGGGCCATTAGGAAATGCGCTATTTGATCTACCATTCATTCTAATTTTTGTACTAGCGATAGGAGTTTTAGGCGGTTGGTTAGTACTGGTTCCCATCGTCTCTTTGGTTCTGTATTACCTATTAGCTAAGCGTTCGATACGTTCGAGTAGTAAGCGCTCAATGCAATCGACGGTAGCAGGCACTAATCGTCAAAATATGACTAATGAGTTGTCGTCCAAGCTTGCTTTTATTCGTAGTGCTGGGTTTTCAGAGCACTGGATTCAACGTTTCCAAAAGGCCAATCTGCTTGCCTCTACGGTGACGTTTAATCAATCGGTTCTGCAAAGTCGATACACCTCGATTTATTACTTTATCGGAGTAGGTTCAACACTGGCTGTCATGGGCTTAGGTATTGGACTTATTTTCGAACAAGTGATGACGCCCGGTGGTTTGATTGCATCAATGATGTTGATTTCCAAAGTGACGGGGCCTGCTCAGGTGTTGGCAAACAGCGCGATGCGTTTTAATAGCTTTAATCAATCCAGGTTGCAGGTGAATCGTATTTTGTCTCAGCCATCTGAACGTGAATTCAGTTACCAGCATCACCCGTTACCTGTGGTAGCGCCTAATTTGAAATTAGACCAAGTGACACTGCGCTATCCCAAACAAAGTCGCCCGGCCTTGAATGGTGTGAGTTTTGATATTGAAGCGGGTGAAATTGTCGCGATTACCGGCCCTTCTGGGAGCGGTAAATCAACATTAATTGAAGTGCTGTCTGGCTTGCAGCCTATCCAAAACGGCATGGTTGAGCTTGAAGGCGTTAACCTCGTTCAATACGATCCGCAGCTTTATCGCCACTGGTGTTTCATTCGAGCCGCATATCCTGATTTGCTTACGCTGAGTATTCGAGAGTGGCTAAACGACGGTCACAAAGTCGAAGATCAGAAAATGATCTCTGCAATTGAAATGGTCGGCGGAAAGCGTTGGTTCGAGACATTGTCAGGTGGGCTAGACACCTCCATCAGTAGTATTCAACCGGACAGCCTTTTTGACATGTTGTCTGGCAGCGTCGCGCAGATCCTCATTGATGCAAAAGCGCTGGTTTATGACTACCCAATGTTCTTAATGGATAATCCTGTGCCTGATGCTCACCCAAATGCTAAACGTATATTTGGTGAGTTTGTGCAGTCGAAAAAAGGAAAAGCAACGGTGATCTACACCTCCCACGATCCGGATTTAATCAAGCTTGCCGATAAAGTGGTGGTGTTAAATGAAGGAGCTGTAGTTTATGCAGGCCCATTAGAGCCGGAGCAGTCTTCGAAGCAGGAACAGCCTTCAGAGCCTCAAGTTTCTCAAGAACCACAGTTATCTGAGCAACCGTTATCTCAAGTGCTACAGCCGTCAACTCAAGAGGCGTCTGCTCAACAAAATGCAGCCCAACAAGAACAATCAAAGTCTAAGCAAGGAGTCGCTAATGACTAA
- a CDS encoding ABC transporter transmembrane domain-containing protein gives MPVTSVKNKGVVRKVLLPSLLINLLSLAVPLTVLQIYDRILPNQSYGTATLLLAGATLAVAMEALIRFVRTWLLSAAASNTEKATYQTLVERVTNASSGHLRHLGVGGVEEGLGSVSKVKDWYSGGVIAGFIDLPFALIFLGLVAYIGGELVAIPLAVWLITLGIVWLSSIRVKSLSEEASQDEQERKAFLILLSQTIQGIKRQAVESRIFNQFKSLNNVRSQSKAREEEQNAFAQECIQLAALATSVLLVITGSLWVLDGQLTTGGLAACSILSGRAVAPLSAMVGIRIKLNSIHSANQAIEKLSDLSLSESSDSEQPEIPLSDFETLEIKQATVERYGELASADVTLNKGELVLLESEDRHTNSHLLSSIAGIDDLAAGECFINGAAVSIASVTNTAAYCGVKGQLVSGTILDNLCGFDPERTHSASDYAKRLGLTKEITRLPDGLETQIGHTSASLLSMGNVKMLNIATQLASDKPIIMLERPDSSLDLDALGNLAKVLEEEVAAGRTILIVSYHSKLRELANRIITVESRAIAVDSENNQEAIV, from the coding sequence ATGCCTGTAACGTCAGTAAAAAATAAAGGGGTAGTAAGGAAAGTCTTACTGCCTTCTTTACTTATTAACCTCTTGTCATTGGCCGTTCCATTAACGGTTCTCCAGATCTACGATCGTATTCTCCCCAACCAAAGCTATGGTACAGCCACACTGCTTCTAGCGGGGGCGACTCTAGCTGTAGCCATGGAAGCACTCATACGTTTTGTGCGCACTTGGCTTTTGTCTGCCGCGGCCAGTAATACCGAGAAAGCGACTTATCAAACCTTGGTTGAAAGGGTGACTAACGCTTCATCAGGTCATCTTCGTCATTTAGGTGTTGGCGGTGTAGAAGAAGGGCTCGGCTCAGTATCCAAAGTTAAAGATTGGTATTCCGGCGGTGTGATTGCAGGCTTTATTGATTTGCCTTTTGCATTGATCTTCTTGGGCTTGGTGGCTTACATCGGTGGTGAGCTGGTGGCAATACCTTTGGCAGTTTGGCTGATTACTCTCGGAATCGTTTGGTTATCTTCTATTCGCGTTAAAAGTCTAAGTGAGGAAGCTTCTCAAGATGAGCAGGAGCGAAAAGCGTTCTTGATTTTGCTGAGCCAAACCATTCAGGGAATCAAACGTCAGGCCGTTGAGTCTCGAATCTTCAATCAATTTAAATCCCTCAATAACGTTCGTTCTCAGTCTAAAGCGAGAGAAGAGGAACAGAATGCCTTCGCCCAAGAATGTATTCAGCTTGCCGCATTAGCGACGTCAGTGTTACTCGTGATTACGGGTAGCTTGTGGGTGTTAGATGGTCAGTTAACCACTGGTGGATTAGCAGCATGCTCTATCTTATCGGGTAGAGCGGTTGCGCCTTTGAGCGCTATGGTTGGGATTCGAATCAAACTTAATTCAATACACAGTGCCAATCAGGCAATAGAAAAATTGAGTGACTTGTCACTATCGGAATCTTCAGATTCTGAGCAACCTGAGATCCCGTTATCTGACTTTGAAACTTTAGAAATCAAGCAAGCCACCGTCGAAAGATATGGTGAACTCGCTAGTGCGGATGTGACGTTAAATAAAGGCGAACTGGTGTTGTTAGAAAGTGAAGATCGCCATACCAATAGTCACTTACTGTCTTCGATAGCAGGGATTGATGATTTGGCCGCGGGTGAGTGTTTCATTAACGGAGCTGCCGTTTCAATCGCATCCGTAACCAATACTGCCGCCTACTGTGGCGTTAAAGGGCAGTTAGTGTCAGGTACTATTCTCGACAACTTGTGCGGGTTTGATCCTGAGAGAACACATAGCGCCAGTGACTATGCTAAGCGTTTGGGTTTAACCAAGGAAATCACTCGATTACCCGATGGACTAGAGACACAAATTGGTCATACGAGTGCGTCTCTGCTGAGTATGGGCAACGTGAAAATGCTCAATATCGCGACTCAACTGGCAAGTGATAAGCCCATTATCATGTTAGAAAGGCCAGATTCCTCGCTTGATTTAGATGCCCTTGGAAACCTTGCTAAGGTTCTGGAAGAAGAAGTGGCGGCAGGACGGACGATACTGATTGTGAGCTACCATTCTAAACTTCGCGAATTAGCTAATCGAATCATTACAGTGGAAAGTCGAGCTATTGCGGTCGACAGTGAGAACAACCAGGAGGCTATCGTATGA
- the fhuB gene encoding Fe(3+)-hydroxamate ABC transporter permease FhuB, which translates to MKSSGFMMGAALFCAALVHLWLGQSEFGPISELFQQVSQIGDIATFNRMVDDSFELMTLAYVNLPRLVMAILVGGTLGTIGSLFQQLTQNRMMSPLTLGTSSGAWLGLVILNVVAPMLVAQYSVWFALIGALLAMGLIVSIVGIKNMSGLPIVLAGMAVNLLLGAFATAIILLNDQYAQNLFVWGAGDLGQNGWEQVLWLMPKLLPIFAIFLLAPRVLTLLSIGTEGAAARGLNIGATFFVLMAVGVWLVSVSITSVGVISFIGLIAPNIARHLGFLKAKSELIASCVLGALLLCVTDSLAIFLAQWSLDMIPTGTATAVIGAPALIIIARKQMSAQDQLFFSMPKGPKSISSLAYFLLGSMIFGLLALSALSQPSSDMGYFVIPDAFEWSIRWPRMLTAIFAGGGLAVAGVILQRLVYNPLASPDILGVSAGAVLALIFSSLFMGYSIHSLSPWVAFLGSAIALGLLLFLGKKHQFAPSILILTGISLTAVLEALVQFSLTRVGEGKYTLLAWLAGSTYRVEPESAVIMTIVITACIGVALLLSRWVTLIATGRQFASARGLNINIAYVALLCIVAILCSVVTTTMGPVAFVGLLAPHIAAMVGARLVREQIILSFLIGAALMLFADWLGQVVVFPAQLAAGTLVSIIGGSYFIFLLLKS; encoded by the coding sequence ATGAAATCCAGTGGTTTTATGATGGGGGCTGCGCTGTTTTGCGCTGCCCTTGTTCATTTATGGTTAGGGCAGTCGGAATTTGGCCCTATTAGTGAGTTGTTCCAGCAAGTATCCCAGATTGGTGATATCGCGACATTCAATCGAATGGTTGATGATTCATTCGAGCTGATGACGTTAGCCTATGTCAATTTACCTCGCTTGGTGATGGCAATCTTGGTTGGCGGAACACTTGGCACCATCGGCAGCTTGTTTCAACAACTGACACAGAATCGCATGATGTCTCCGTTAACTTTAGGCACATCATCAGGCGCTTGGCTTGGTCTGGTTATTCTGAATGTGGTTGCGCCGATGTTGGTCGCTCAGTATTCAGTTTGGTTTGCTCTAATTGGTGCGCTGCTTGCGATGGGGCTTATCGTTTCCATTGTTGGCATCAAAAATATGAGCGGCTTGCCAATTGTATTGGCGGGTATGGCGGTCAACTTATTGCTAGGGGCATTTGCAACGGCGATTATTCTACTCAACGACCAGTACGCACAGAATCTGTTTGTATGGGGAGCGGGCGACCTAGGGCAAAATGGCTGGGAACAAGTGCTGTGGTTGATGCCTAAGTTACTGCCGATTTTTGCCATATTCTTGTTGGCGCCAAGAGTCCTGACTTTGCTCTCGATCGGGACTGAAGGGGCTGCGGCGCGCGGGCTCAATATTGGCGCAACATTTTTTGTATTGATGGCGGTGGGTGTGTGGTTAGTTTCAGTGTCTATTACCTCGGTGGGCGTAATCAGCTTTATCGGCTTGATTGCTCCGAACATCGCTAGGCATCTAGGTTTTCTAAAGGCTAAATCTGAACTCATCGCGAGTTGTGTATTAGGTGCGCTATTACTTTGTGTCACTGACAGTTTGGCGATCTTCTTGGCGCAGTGGTCTTTGGACATGATTCCAACAGGGACGGCAACCGCAGTGATTGGTGCTCCTGCGTTGATCATTATTGCGAGAAAGCAAATGTCTGCTCAAGATCAGTTGTTTTTCTCAATGCCTAAAGGTCCGAAGTCTATTTCATCTTTGGCTTACTTCTTGTTGGGCTCGATGATCTTCGGGTTGTTGGCGTTGAGTGCATTGTCACAGCCTTCTTCTGATATGGGCTACTTTGTTATCCCAGACGCATTTGAATGGTCTATTCGTTGGCCGAGAATGTTAACCGCGATATTCGCTGGTGGTGGCTTAGCGGTGGCGGGTGTGATTTTACAAAGATTGGTCTACAACCCGCTCGCAAGCCCAGATATTCTTGGTGTGTCGGCGGGTGCGGTTCTGGCGTTGATTTTCAGTAGCTTATTCATGGGCTATTCGATTCACTCGCTAAGCCCGTGGGTTGCGTTTCTGGGCAGTGCGATTGCACTCGGTTTGTTATTGTTCCTTGGCAAGAAGCATCAGTTCGCTCCGTCTATTCTAATTCTGACAGGTATCTCGCTGACCGCGGTATTGGAAGCTTTGGTGCAATTCTCTCTAACGCGAGTCGGTGAGGGGAAATACACTTTATTGGCTTGGTTAGCAGGGTCTACCTATCGTGTTGAACCTGAGTCGGCAGTAATTATGACCATTGTGATAACGGCTTGTATTGGTGTGGCTCTGCTGCTGAGTCGTTGGGTGACCTTAATTGCGACTGGACGACAGTTCGCGAGTGCCAGAGGGTTGAATATCAATATCGCATATGTGGCACTGTTGTGTATTGTTGCGATCTTATGCTCGGTCGTGACAACAACCATGGGGCCTGTCGCGTTTGTCGGCTTGTTAGCTCCGCATATCGCTGCAATGGTGGGGGCTCGTTTGGTTCGAGAGCAGATCATCTTGTCGTTTTTAATTGGTGCTGCACTCATGCTATTTGCAGACTGGTTAGGGCAAGTGGTGGTGTTTCCGGCGCAGCTTGCGGCAGGGACGTTAGTTTCCATTATTGGTGGTAGCTACTTCATCTTCTTGTTATTGAAATCTTGA
- a CDS encoding NADH:flavin oxidoreductase, whose amino-acid sequence MSILFTETRIGTMTLKNRFMRSATWENMATEDGHMTDKLYAIYEELALGEVGLIVTGYANIVEEEKPNAGMMGMYNDSFIAEYQKLTQLVHDNDSKIVMQLAYGGTKTTHDLGERVIYAPSEVPEKGTQTQGKAMTKDEIDYIVDAFAQASLRAQKSGFDGVEIHAAHTYLINQFLSPYYNQREDEYGGSLENRMRFLLEIYTATRKLVGDGFPILVKLTASEFFEGGVTFDETRLVCKKLEEVGVDGIVVSGNIHGKADTMIGESHDGFTIQAEGYFHEYGHAISQAVDIPVITVGGLTDFDAIEAIANNTGIEYFALSRPLLSEPHLVKRWKEGDRSPVECERCSKCRTKRGNFCVVNKDRKVQLARM is encoded by the coding sequence TTGAGTATTTTGTTTACAGAAACCCGCATTGGCACCATGACACTGAAAAACCGCTTTATGAGAAGTGCGACGTGGGAAAATATGGCAACTGAAGATGGCCATATGACAGATAAACTTTACGCTATCTATGAAGAGTTGGCTCTAGGTGAGGTTGGCTTGATCGTGACGGGTTACGCGAACATCGTTGAAGAAGAAAAGCCGAATGCGGGCATGATGGGGATGTATAATGACTCATTCATTGCAGAGTATCAGAAGCTGACTCAACTGGTGCACGATAACGACTCTAAAATCGTGATGCAATTGGCTTATGGTGGCACCAAAACCACGCATGACCTTGGCGAACGAGTGATCTACGCACCAAGTGAAGTTCCAGAAAAAGGGACTCAAACACAGGGTAAAGCAATGACCAAAGATGAAATCGACTACATTGTTGATGCCTTTGCTCAAGCGTCATTGAGAGCACAGAAGTCAGGTTTTGATGGCGTCGAAATTCATGCTGCTCATACCTATCTGATTAACCAGTTCTTAAGCCCTTATTACAACCAACGTGAAGATGAATACGGCGGTAGCTTAGAAAATCGCATGAGATTCTTGCTTGAGATCTACACGGCAACACGCAAGTTGGTCGGTGATGGCTTTCCTATCTTGGTTAAGTTGACTGCTTCTGAGTTTTTCGAGGGTGGTGTAACCTTCGATGAAACGCGTTTGGTTTGTAAAAAGCTAGAAGAAGTAGGCGTTGATGGCATCGTGGTTTCTGGCAATATTCACGGTAAAGCCGACACCATGATTGGCGAGTCTCACGATGGCTTTACCATTCAAGCTGAAGGCTACTTCCATGAATACGGCCACGCAATTAGCCAAGCCGTCGATATCCCAGTTATCACGGTAGGCGGCTTAACGGATTTTGATGCCATTGAAGCTATCGCAAACAACACGGGCATAGAGTACTTCGCACTTTCACGCCCTTTGTTGTCGGAACCGCATCTAGTTAAGCGTTGGAAAGAAGGGGATAGAAGCCCTGTTGAATGCGAACGATGCTCTAAGTGTCGTACCAAGCGCGGTAACTTCTGTGTCGTGAACAAAGACAGAAAAGTACAACTTGCTCGCATGTAA
- a CDS encoding CatB-related O-acetyltransferase gives MQNKHWSKFELLHEVVTNLNIHIKGQHSYYSDCWDNGFERSVVRYLHGDEVSRQWEPRWEIDELYIGDYVCIGAEVVILMGGNHTHRVDWFSLYPFMDVIEDAYIGKGDTHIEDGVWLGMRAMVMPGVTIGEGAVVAANSVVTKDVAPYSIVGGSPAKVVKYRFDESVIDELISMKIYEWPEEKFEALKPYLCNSNFSKLKQAITDYDNGL, from the coding sequence ATGCAAAATAAGCATTGGTCTAAATTCGAATTGTTGCATGAGGTCGTCACCAACCTTAATATTCACATCAAGGGGCAACACAGCTATTACAGCGATTGTTGGGATAACGGGTTTGAGCGTTCAGTTGTCCGTTATCTGCACGGTGACGAGGTTAGCCGCCAGTGGGAGCCGCGTTGGGAAATCGATGAGCTCTACATCGGGGATTACGTCTGCATAGGAGCCGAGGTTGTGATCCTTATGGGTGGCAATCACACCCACCGAGTTGATTGGTTCTCTTTGTATCCATTTATGGATGTGATCGAAGACGCCTACATCGGCAAAGGTGATACTCACATTGAAGATGGGGTGTGGTTAGGCATGCGAGCGATGGTGATGCCCGGCGTTACGATTGGCGAAGGCGCTGTGGTTGCTGCGAATAGTGTTGTGACAAAAGATGTCGCGCCCTACAGCATTGTCGGTGGTTCCCCAGCTAAAGTCGTCAAATACCGCTTTGATGAGTCCGTTATTGATGAGCTGATTTCAATGAAGATATACGAGTGGCCAGAAGAGAAGTTTGAAGCACTGAAACCGTATTTATGTAACTCAAACTTTTCAAAGTTAAAGCAGGCGATAACGGATTACGACAATGGTTTGTAA